The window GCCCTCGTGCTCACGGAAGACGGCGCAGCTGACGTTCTCGAACGTCTTCGTCGTGCACGCGTCGATCACCAGGAACTGCTGCTTGGGGTGGGCCTCGGCCTGCTGCGCGACCACGTCGGCGAACTCGAAGCCGACCAGCACGATGACGTCCGGCGCGGCGTCGACCGCCGCCTGCACGTTCTGCTGCTGCGAGGCGGTGTCGGAGGACTGGTAGACCTTCTGCGTCCCGTCGTGCGCCTTGGCCGCGGCCTTCACTCCGTCGACCGCCAGCTTGAGGAACTCGTTCTGCCCGACCGGGTCCGGCGTCACCAGGGTGAAGGTCTTGCCGCCGCTCTTGGCAGTCGTGGAATCGTCGTTCTTCGCGGCCGCGTTGCAGCCGGTGGCCGCGGTGGCGAGAAGCACCGTGCCGGTCGCGACGGCGGCGAGATGGAGCGAACGGGGTCTACGAGGCATGGGAGTGCCCTTCCGGGAAGGTGCGTGCGGCGGCGCGCGCTCAGGCGGGAAACGCTGAGAGGTGAAGGCTCGGAGCAGAGGGTGGAGCGAGGGGGGGGAGAACACGGCGGACGCCCGGTGGGGGACAGGCGTCGCGGCTGTCAGCGCCGACAGCAGTCGCTGGCGCACCGGCCGTAGTCGAGGAAGCGGCGCATCGTCAGCAGCACACGTCCTCCTTCGCGTAGGCCTTCCGGCTGCGGGTGCTGGACTGTAACACCGGTTTCCGGACACCTGCTCGACTGTCTCGAACTGTGGTTCTCCGAGGTCATGTACGGTGTCGCGCATCTTCGGAACATCAGGAGTGTCCCGCTATGCCCCAGGAACTGCGCGCTGTCGACTGGACCGGAAACAGCCTCGCGCTCATAGACCAGACCGTCCTCCCGCACCGGACCGAGACCCGCCGGATCCGCGATGTGGACGACCTGGTGGACGCGATCCGGCGGCTCGTGGTGCGCGGGGCGCCCGCGATCGGTGCCGCCGGGGCGTACGGGGTCGCGCTCGCGATGCTCCAGGGGCAGCGCGAGGGGTGGTCGCGGGAGGAAGTACTCGCGGCCGTCGCGCGGATCCGTGCCGCGCGGCCCACCGCGGTCAACCTCATGGTGTGCGTCGACCGGGTGCTGACGCGGTTCGACGACGGGCTCGACGCGGTGCTCGCCGAGGCGGCGGAGGTGCAGCGTGAGGATGTCGCGGCCAACCGGGCCATGGGCGCGTTCGGGGCGGACTGGCTGCTCAAGAGGGTCGGCGCGGACCGGCCGTTGCGGGTGCTGACCCACTGCAACACCGGGGCGTTGGCCACGGCGGGGTGGGGCACCGCGCTCGGGGTCATCCGCGAACTGCACGCCCGGGGGCGGCTTGAGGTCGTGTACGCCGATGAGACGCGGCCTCTGCTGCAGGGATCGCGGTTGACCGCCTGGGAGTTGGTGCAGGAGGGGATTCCGCACTTCGTCCAGGCGGACGGGGCTGCCCCGGGCACGATTCTGCGGGGTTCGGTCGACGCGGCGATCGTTGGCGCCGATCGGATCGCCGCCAATGGGGATACGGCCAACAAGGTGGGCACGGTGGGGGTCGCACTGGCGTGCGCCGACGTGGGGGTGCCGTTTCTGGTGGCTGCGCCTACTACGACGGTCGATCTTTCCACGGCCACGGGTGCTGACATTCACATTGAACTGCGGGGTGAGGACGAGGTGTTGGAGTGGGCCGGGGTTCGGACTGCTCCTGCCGGGTCCCGCGGGCACAACCCGGCTTTCGATGTCACCCCGGGACGGTTGGTGACGGGGCTGGTGACTGAGCGGGGTGTGTTGGAGGTGTCTGCGGGGGAGTTGCCGGGGGATCAGTTGAAGTAGGCGCGGTAGGGACGGTTTGTTGGCCGCGGGTGTGTGGGGGCCGGTCGCGCAGTTCCCCGCGCCCCTGAAAGACAAAAGCGCTGGGGCACAGCCCCGCTGCTTTCAGGGGCGCGGGGAACTGCGCGCTCAGCCCTCACACACCCGCAGGCGACGAACGGGCGAACTCCCTCAGTGACCCGAAAGCTCCAGTTCAAGCAGCCACTCCACAACCTCCGTGTGGTGGCGCGCCTGCCGAGGCGTGTCGCCCCACACATAGAGACCGTGGCCCGCCACGACCACCGCGGGCATGCGTGGGTCGCGGGCCGCCTCCAGGCGGTCGCCGAGGACCAACATGTCCTGGCTGTTGGTGATGACGGGGAGGGTGACCTCGACGTCGTGGGCGGGCTGGCCGATGCCCTTGAGCATCTCCAAATCCTTGAAGAGGATGCCGCCCGGCAGACGGCGGCCCATCGCCACGGACGCCACCGTGTGGACGTGCACCACGGCACCGGCGCCGGTCAACGCGGCCACACGCGCGTGCAGTTCGGCCTCGGCGGACGGCTTGCCGCCGTTCACCGCGGCACCCCGACCGTCGACCAGCACGACGTCCGAGGGCGTCAGTTCGCCCTTGTCGTGGCCGCTGGCGGTGACCGCGAGCCGCAGGGGATCGCGGGAGACCACCACGGAAAGGTTTCCGGAGGTGCCCCGCATCCAGCCGAAGGAGGCGAAGCGGGCGGACTCGGCGGCGAGGACGGCCCCCGCCTCCTCCAGGTCGAGTGTGCTGATGTCGGTGCTCACGTGATGCTCCCGGAAGTGCTGATGGTGATCTCGTCGAACGTCCCCGCCTGCGCGTGGTCGCCGACGCCCTGCTCGTAGTACGGCTCCCCGGGCCGCCGGATCCCGACCGCGTGCCAGCCGGCCGCACGGGCCGCGTCCAGCTCGCCCGGCCGGTCGGAGAGGAAGAGGAGCCGGTCGGCCTCCACACCGGTCGACCCGGCGATACGGCGGTAGGAGTCCGGTTCCTGCTTGGGCCCCGCGTTCTCGGTGTCGTACAGGCCCGAGACGAGCGGCAGCAGATCGCCGTCCGGGCTGCTCGTGAACCACGCGCGCTGCGCGGCCACGGACCCGGACGAGTACACGTACAGCCGTACGCCGTCGCCGTGCCAGCGGCGCAGCACCGGCAGCACGTCGTCGTAGAAGTGGGAGACCAGGTCGCCGCGGGCGAACCCCTCGGACCAGATGAGGCCCTGAAGGGTCTTCAGCGGGGTGGCCTTCACGTCCT is drawn from Streptomyces liliifuscus and contains these coding sequences:
- the mtnA gene encoding S-methyl-5-thioribose-1-phosphate isomerase — encoded protein: MPQELRAVDWTGNSLALIDQTVLPHRTETRRIRDVDDLVDAIRRLVVRGAPAIGAAGAYGVALAMLQGQREGWSREEVLAAVARIRAARPTAVNLMVCVDRVLTRFDDGLDAVLAEAAEVQREDVAANRAMGAFGADWLLKRVGADRPLRVLTHCNTGALATAGWGTALGVIRELHARGRLEVVYADETRPLLQGSRLTAWELVQEGIPHFVQADGAAPGTILRGSVDAAIVGADRIAANGDTANKVGTVGVALACADVGVPFLVAAPTTTVDLSTATGADIHIELRGEDEVLEWAGVRTAPAGSRGHNPAFDVTPGRLVTGLVTERGVLEVSAGELPGDQLK
- the mtnC gene encoding acireductone synthase: MSLRFDVDAVVLDIEGTTSATGFVVDVLYPYSRSRFGAVLSERSTDPDVVRAVSQVRDLLGEPDADAVRVEKALHEWLDEDVKATPLKTLQGLIWSEGFARGDLVSHFYDDVLPVLRRWHGDGVRLYVYSSGSVAAQRAWFTSSPDGDLLPLVSGLYDTENAGPKQEPDSYRRIAGSTGVEADRLLFLSDRPGELDAARAAGWHAVGIRRPGEPYYEQGVGDHAQAGTFDEITISTSGSIT
- the mtnB gene encoding methylthioribulose 1-phosphate dehydratase; protein product: MSTDISTLDLEEAGAVLAAESARFASFGWMRGTSGNLSVVVSRDPLRLAVTASGHDKGELTPSDVVLVDGRGAAVNGGKPSAEAELHARVAALTGAGAVVHVHTVASVAMGRRLPGGILFKDLEMLKGIGQPAHDVEVTLPVITNSQDMLVLGDRLEAARDPRMPAVVVAGHGLYVWGDTPRQARHHTEVVEWLLELELSGH